AATGACGCCCAGCACGTCCCTTCCCCTGGCTACAACCAGCGGGGTTCCTCCTGCGCGGGCTACGTTCTGGACGGTCATCTCCACTTCCTGCGGGAAAGTCCCGCCCTGCTCCTTCACCCACTGCGCTACGCTTTCCGCCGCGCCTTTGCGGATGGAGACGGCCGGCTGGCCGTCATGCCCGGCAATGTCCACGCCGCTCATGCGCGTGGAGGCGGAGAACGGGACAAAGGCGACATGTTCGGCATCCATGTGGCTTCCCCGGATGCCGAACAGCTTCTTGGCCAGTACGACGATGCTGCGGCCTTCCGGCGTTTCATCGGACAGGGAGGCAAGCTGGGCGGCTTCCGCCAGCTTCTGTTCCTCCACGCCGGGAGCGGGCAGGAATTCATTCGCCATACGGTTGCCGAAGGTGATGGTGCCGGTCTTGTCCAGCATCAGCACGTCGATGTCCCCGGCCGCTTCCACGGCGCGGCCCGACGTAGCCAGCACATTCCGGCGCACCAGACGGTCAATGCCGCTGATGCCGATGGCGCTCAGCAGGCCGCCGATCGTCGTCGGAATCAGGCACACCAGCAGGGAGACCAGAACCGGCAGGGAAATATGGCCATCCGCACGGAAGCCGAGCTCCCGCGCGGAATCCTCAATGTACCCGGCCATGGCTGGCAGGGAAAACACCACGGCAATGAAAACGATGGTCAGCGCCGCCAGCAGAATGCCCAGCGCGATTTCATTGGGCGTCCTTTGACGGCTGGCGCCTTCCACCATGGCAATCATGCGGTCCAGGAAGGTATTGCCCGGCTCCGCCGTGATGCGGATGACAATGCCGTCGCTGATCACGCGGGTGCCGCCCGTCACGGCGCTGCGGTCGCCGCCGCTTTCCCGGATGACCGGGGCGGATTCGCCCGTAATGGCGGACTCGTCCACGCTGGCAATGCCTTCAATCACTTCGCCGTCAAGCGGAATGACGTCCCCTGCTTCGCACAGCACCTTCTGTCCCTTGCGCAGTTCGGAAACGGAAACGATTTCCTCCGTTCCCTTGTCCGTCAGCAGGCGGGCGTTGACGTACACGCGCATTTTTTTCAGAGCGTCCGCCTGGGCCTTTCCACGCCCTTCCGCCCATGCTTCCGCAAAATTGGCGAACAGGACCGTGAACCAGAGCCAGAGCGTAATTTGCAGGGTAAAGCTGAAAGGCTGCCCCGCGGCCACGTCCCTGACAAGGACGATAGTGGAGATCAGGGCGCCCAGGGCCGTGACAAGTATCACAAAGTTTTTGGACAGGGCGCGCGGATCGAATTTGCGCAATGCGTCCCGGAAAGCCGTTTTCAGCATGGCCTTGTCGCACCAGAATGTATTTTTCTTTTCTTCTCTCATCATCTTGAAATTTGAATTGTTGGCAAATGCGCCTTACAGCACGCTTCCCGAATACAGGAGCAAATGCTCCAGAATGGGCCCCAGAGCCAGAGCCGGGAAAAAGGTGAGGGCGCCTACGATCAGCACGACGGCTACCAGCAGGATCATGAACATCAGGTTGTCCGTCGCCATGGTGCCCTGGGCGGGCGGGGCGGTCTTTTTGGACACCATGCTCCCGGCAATGATCATCACCGGAATAATGGCGCCGAAACGGGCCAGCAGCATCGCCAGGCCGCCCAGCAGGGAATAGAACGGCGTATCGCCCACGGACAGTCCCGCGAAGGCGCTGCCGTTGTTCCCGGCCTGGGAGCCGAAGCAGTACAGGATTTCCGTCAGCCCGTGGGGACCGGCGTTGCAGATGGATTCCCGCCCCACCTCCGTAGCGGCCGCCAGGCCGCTCATGGCCAGAACGGCAATGCCGGGCAGCAGGACGCCCACCATGGACCACCGCACTTCCCGCGCTTCAATCTTTTTGCCCAGGAATTCGGGCGTGCGGCCCACCATCAGCCCGCACAGGAACACGGTAATCATGGCGAACATCAGCATGCCGTACAAACCGCAGCCCAGTCCCCCAAAAATCACTTCCCCCAGCAGCATGTTGAACAGGGCGATGCCGCCGGCCAGCGGAGACATGCTGCAGTGCATGCAGTTCACGGAACCGTTGGAAGAAGCGGTAGTGGCTACGGACCACAGGGAACTGTTCGTGATGCCGAGACGCACTTCCTTCCCTTCAAGCATTTCCAGGCCGGGGAACAGCGGGTTCCCGGCGTGCTCCGCCCACTGGGACAGGCCAATGGTCGTTACAAGCAGAAGCATCATGGCTCCGAAGATTATCCAGCCCTGTTTCCTTTTCCCGATCATCACGCCGTAGGCGTACGGACAGGCGCAGCCGATCAGCAGGAGGGAGAGCATTTCAATCATGTTGCTGAATGGCGTGGGGTTTTCAAACGGATGGGTACTATTGTTCCCGAAGAAACCGCCGCCGTTCGTCCCAAGCTGCTTGATCGCCACCTGGGAGGCCGCCGGACCGTTGGGAATCACCTGCTCCACGCCGTCCATGCCAGCCACGGTCGTGGGGCCGTCAAAGGACTGCACCACCCCCTGGGATACCAGCAGGAGCGCAACGACGACGGAAATGGGAATAAGGAAATACAAGGTGCTCCGCGTCAGGTCCGCCCAGAAATTGCCCAGGGTGGAAGCACATTTCCTCTTCAGGCCGCGGATCAGGGCGGCCATGACGGCAATCCCCGTGGCGGCGCTGACGAAGTTCTGCACGCCCAGCCCGGTCATCTGCACAAAGTAGCTGATGCCCTCCGGCCCTTCGCCGGAGTAGAACTGCCAATTCGTATTGGTCATGAAGCTGACTGCCGTATTGAAAGCAATGTCCCACCTCATGTTTTCCGTACCGGCGGGATTCAGCGGCAGCCATTTCTGACACAGCAGGGAAAGGAACAGAATGAGAAATCCGGCGGCATTGAATAAAAGAACGGCGGCCAGATATTTTTTCCAGTCCATTTCCCGGGAAGGATCCACGCCGGCCATACGGTAGGCGCAGGACTCCACGGGCCCCAGGAGCCGGGAAAACCAGGTCGGCTCTCCCTGTAAAACATTCGCCAGCCACTTCCCGAGCAACGGGGTGAAGGCGACCAGTATGCCTATGAATAAGACAATGATGAACAAGTCGTGTGAGGACATAACGCAACTCTATACGCATTCCCGGAATTCCGGGTAGTTAACAAAGGGTTTCCGGGCATTAAGAAATAATTAAAATCCCGCCCGGAAGCCCGTCTTTCCTGCCGTCAGGGCACCCCATCAGAATTCCATGCCCAGACGGAACCCCATCCAGAACTCATCTCCGGCGCGTCGGCGGTGAAGCACCGTAAGCGCCTGGGAATAATTGACGGAGCAGGAAAGGAAATAATGCTCCGCAAACTTCCAGGTCACGCCCAGGCTCCAGTCAATGCAGTTGGAACCGTCGTCGTAATCCACATTATAGCCCCCGTTGTAACCGTACCGGACCAGCGGCGTCACAGTCACGTTCTCCATGGGAGACCATTCCATCTGTACAAACACGCTGTAATAGGATTCAAAATCCTGATGCTCCACTTTCACCTGGGTTTCCACGCCTGCGGTGAGCCAGTCCGCTACCGTGTAGGAAACGGTCAGGGCCGGATTGGCCACATTGTAATCCTGCGTGAAATAGAACTGGTGTTCGTACCAGGGATTGACGGTCCAGTCACCCAGGTTCCAGGCGTAGCCCAGTACCAGGTCCAGTTCATCATAATTGGCGGAATCCCCTCCGGCATACCAGGCGCCAAGCGTAAAATCCTTCCAGGAAATGCCGGGAGCCACCTCCCAAATGCCGCTGTGCGGCAGACAATCCAGCCCTTCCGTCACGTACTTGCTGGACCATCCGGCGGAAAGGGAAAAGGACCAGTCCCTGTCCGTGGAAGGGATCATGGCCTGCTGCACTTCCGCCAGGGAGGATATGGACCTGGCGGCGACTTCTTCCCCCCGGCAAATGTTTCCTGTCATCATAGCGCAGCCCAGGGCTGCCGCTCCTATCTTCATTGCGGTGTAATTAATCTTCATAAAGACGTATCGAATACGTCCTGAATACTACACAGCCTATTGACCCGCGTTAAGTTAAGCCATGCTCCGCAACCGTTAGGAAAAAATATATTTCCGGCAGTGCGGAATCCGGAGCCGCGTCTCCTCCCTGCCGACGGAAACGGAAAAAGCTTATTCCGCTCCGTCCGCCGCAATCCTGTATCCCAGACCTGACTCCGCGCGGATAATGCGGTTTTCCGGATCGGAATCTCCCAGTTTCTGGCGCAGGTGGGCAATGTGGACCCGCAGGTAATGCGTATCCTCCTCATGCCGGGGACCCCAGATTTCACGGAGAAGCTGGCGGTGGGTCATCACTTTGCCCTGGTGCAGCAGGAGCAGGCGCAGGATATCGTACTCCTTGGCGGTCAGGTGAACTTCCTCCTTCCCCTTTTCCACGCGCCTGGAGCTCAGGTCCACCACCACGGAACCCAGCCGGAACACGGAGGGCTCCCTCTCCGGACGGCCCCGGCGCAGCATCACGCGCAGGCGCGCCAGCAGTTCCCTGCCGCTGAACGGCTTGGTCAGGTAATCATCCGCCCCGGCGTCCAGGGCAGCCACCTTCTCGTCCTCCCGGTCCCACGCCGTCAAAATCAGAATGGGAACCTGCGTCCATTCCCGGAGCTGCGTCAACACTTCCAGTCCGGTAATGTCCGGAAGTCCCAGGTCCAGAATAATGGCATCCGGCCGTTTCAGGGCCGTCTCGCTCAGACCCAGCTGCCCGGTTTCACACTCCCGGACATGGTAGCCCGCTCCGGACAGGGTCAGCTTCAGCAAACGGCGTATCTGCCGTTCGTCATCAATAATCAGAATATCTGGAGGAATGTCGGTCATCTTTTCTAAAGCCGGAATTTTATTCTTCAGGTACCTCGCCGTGTTCCACGAGGGGGAGCGTCAGACGAAAACAGGTTCCGGAGGAAACGGGTACCAAAGAAACGGACCCGCCCTGCACCTCCATGAACCCCCGCACAATGGAAAGCCCCAGGCCCAGCCCACCGACGCGCGTTGTGCGGAAGCGCTCAAAAACATTCTCCGCCTGTTCCGCGGGAATTCCCGGTCCCAGGTCGTGCACATCCAGCCAGACCTGGCCGCGGACGGAATCAATCCCGCCCTTCAATGTCACGGGCGTTCCGCCGGGCGTGTGCACGCAGGCATTCAGCAGCAAATTGACCAGTACCTGTTCCATCAGGGAAAAATCCGCCTTCACCAGCGGATAATCTGGCGGCAGGGCAACGGAAACGGAATGGTCCCGGCGCGCTTCCCTAGTAGCGGCCATCGCTCCTTCAATCACGTCCCCCAGGTCGCACCAGTCCAGTTTTGGTTTCAGTGCTCCGGACTCCAAGCGGCTGACATCCAGCAAATTCTTCACCAGACGGCGCAGACGGCGCGCAGCCAGCAGAATTTCCGCATACTCTTCCCGTTCTTCCGGTGCGGAGGCGGTGCTGACCGCCAGCTTCTCGCAACCTCCCTCAATTACGGCCAAAGGCGTCTTGAACTCATGGGAAACGCTGTCCAGCAGGGAACGGTGCAGTTTTTCCGACTCTTCCATGAGCCGCGCCCGCGTCCGTTCCGCCCGCAATTCCTCCCGTTCCAGCGCCATGGCCAGCTGTGCGCCCATGCTCTCCAGCAAATCCTTCTGACCCGCCGTCAGGCGGTCCTTTCCTTCCGCCCTCACGCCCAGCACGCCCATGCAGTGTTCCCCGGACATCATGGGCAGGTAAAACCCTTCCGCTACCGGAAGCGTATCCGTAAACCTGCCTGCGGGGCGGCGATGCTCCAGACACCAGGCTGCCACGCTCCATTCCTTGTCATCCATGGGAAAAGCTCCGCCGGACTCCCACAGCTCCAGGCCGCGCGTCCCTTTCCCGGGCGTCATGGCGGCCATGAGCACCCCCATGATCTGGCTCATCTGTCCCAGGGCAACGGAAATCAGGGAAGGCGCATCCGCAGCGGAGGCAATGGCCCGCGAATACAGGAACAGCGCATTGGTCTTCTTCTCCCGTTCACGTTCCTCTTGCTCGCGGATCCTCAGACGGGAAGTAAGTCGCCCCGTGGAAAGAGCCACCAGAAAAAAGAAAAGACACATCAGGGCGTCCTCCAGCCGTTCTATCTTGAACGTCATGACCGGAGGAATGAACAAAAGGTTCCATAACAAGGCGCTCAGTGCGGCGGCCATCAGCATGGCCCAGCGGGAACGGATGAAAAAACCCAGGCCCACGACTCCCGCCAGATACAGGAATCCGGGAGCGAAATAACCGGTAAACGATGCAATCAGCAGGCCGATTCCGGTCACGGCCGCCGTCACGCCTGCGGCCAGCCAGTAATCCCGGCCACATCTCCCCGCTTCACGGTGCCAGCTCCTCCACCGGTTCCTCCCCGGTCCGGGAGCCGCGGGAACCACATAAATGTCGATCTGGTCGCTTCCCTTCACCAACTTGTCCACCAGGGACATGGGCCGCACCAGCCCCCAGAGGTAGGTTTCCTGCGGTTTGCCCACCACGATCTGGCTTACGTTCCGTAAAAAAGCCATGCGGAGCAGCGTCTCCGCCAAATCGGAACCGGGCATCACGATCACTTCCGCTCCCAGTCGCCGGGCCAATTCCAGATTGGCGTCCAATCTCTGCTGCTGTTCCGGGGACAGCGGGGCACCCGTGTCAACGGAAAGAGCAATCCACGGAGCATTCAGGGCATACGCCATGCGCCGCGTCCAGCGCACCAGCCGGGCGGAAAAAGGGCTGGGGCCCACGGCCACCATCAGCCGTTCCCCGCTGCGCCAGATGGAATGGTCCCCGGAAATGGTGCGTACCTCCGTCAGCTCATGATCCACCTTCTCCGCCATGATACGCAGGGCCAGCTCCCGCAGGGCCATCAGGTTGGACTCCTTGAAAAAATTGTCCAGCGCGGCGGAAGCCTGCGGCGCGCCGTATACCTTCCCCTCCCGCAGGCGGGCGCGCAGCTGGTCGGGGGCAATGTCCACCAGCTGAATGCAATCCGCCTCCGCCAGCACGGAATCCGGCACGGTCTCCTGCACGGGAGCGGCCGTGATGTCATGCACGGTATCCGCCCGGCTTTCCAGATGCTGCACGTTCAGAGTGGTATAGACGTCAATGCCCGCAGCCAGAAGCTCCTCCACATCCTGATAACGTTTTTTATGGCGCAGGCCGGGCACGTTCGTGTGCGCCAGCTCGTCTATCAGGATAAGCCGGGGCTTCAGGCGCAGCGCCTCCTCCAAATCAAATTCCTCCATCTCCACGCCGCGGTAAACCGTCTTCTTCATGGGAAGACGCGGCAGCCTGCCGATCAGCCGCATTGTGTCCTCCCGGCCATGAGACTCCGCCACACCGATGATCACCTCCACCCCCTTGTCCGCCGCCTGGATGGCGGCCTCCAGCATGGCATACGTCTTTCCCACGCCCGGAGCCATACCGAAGAAAATTTTCAACAGGCCACGGCCTGAACGGGATTCCTCCCTCCGGATGGAGGCCAGAATTCTGTCCGCCCGCTGGCTGTCCGAGTGCACTTCTGAAAACATGGAAAAAGGGGGGAGGGGTGATGGCCTCCTCAACAATGGATTCATGTTAGAGGAACTCTGTTCACAGCACAAATAAAACAGACCAGAACAACCGTTAAAATTTTATTAATTTTCCCCCTCCCTTTTCTATTTTTGTTCTCATTTCCCGTCCTTTCTGCTATCAGGCATTTTTAAAAGTTTTTCTTTCCTTTCTCATGATGAACACTTTCCAGACCCTCCGCCACACCTTCATTTCCGCCGCCGTCCTGTTTTTCCTGTGCCTGGGCACCGGCATGACGAGGGGAGCAGACGAGGCCGTTTCCGAAAATTTTGATTCATTCCCGACGGGCGGCTTCACCACCCTGGCCACCGCTCTGGGAACCATGACAGCGGAAAGCGGCCACGCCGCCATTGCTGACAACCGTTATTCCTCCCTGCCCAACTGCATGCGGCTGACAGGCCAGGGCACCGGAACCAAAAGCACAGCCACACTGACGTTGCCTTCCCCCCTGACGGCCAGAAAAATTCTTTCCCTGACGGGGGAACGCTGGACGCGCGATAGTCCCTTTTCTTTCACCATTCATGCCGCGGACCAGGAAGGGAATGAAACGCTGGCCGTAGACGGTTCCTCCCTGCAAACGGGAAACAGCCCCATGACCCAGCAAGTGCAGGGAGTTCTCCCGTCCGGGACCGTCCGCCTTATTTTCCGCTGTGAAGCTCCTGCCAATACGGGCGTTCTTTTCGATGATCTGGTCCTTTCTCCCTTCCAGCCCTTTTCCAGCGCCGCAGAAGCATGGCCGGCCATGATCCGCATGGAGGCCAACGGCATTCTCCGCTTTTCCCTGACGAACGTCCCCGCCTCCTATGCCGGCATGTCCGTCACCGTGGACATGAGCCCGTCCGATGACCTGGGAGACATTGAAAGCGTCTCCCTTTACACCGGGGACGCCAACAGCATTTACTCCACCCCCCGCCTACGGCAGCAGCGGCCACGGCGCCATGAGTTCCCCCGGCATCCTGGCCAGCCCCGCCCAGCCGCCGGCCCCCGTCATGACCTTCCCCGTCACTCCGGGGGCGCTCACGGACGGCCAGCAATATTACTTCTGGGTCAGCGTTAAGCTCAAGGATTCCGCCAGCATGGACCACAAGGTGGGCGCCAGAATCGCCTCCGTTACCGTGGACGGGGAAACGACGGATGTTACCGGCGGAGTGACGGCCCGGCAGCGGATAGGCTATGCCATCGCCAAGGCGAACGACCCCGTTTACGGAGGGCCCACGGAAGGAAAGACCTCCAGGAAATTCCGCATTCCGGGCATTGTGCGCGCCAGGAACGGAGACCTGGTCTCCGTCTTTGACATCCGCTACGACGGCCGGAACGACATGCAGGCCAATATTGACACGGGGTGCAGCCGCTCCACGGACAACGGCCGCACCTGGACGCCCGTCAACGTGGCCGTCAACTTCAACCCCACGGGCAATTCCGCCAATGATTACAACTCCGGCTACGGCGTCAGCGACCCCTGCATCCTGCTGGATGAAGTCAACGGCACCCTGTGGGTGGCAGGCATCGCCAGGCACGGGCTGGCCTCCTCCAAGGCCAACGTGGACGTGGAAAGCCTGGAAACCGTCCAATACGTGGTGGCATGCAGTACGGACAACGGCCAGACGTGGGGTTCCATTGATCCGGATACCGGGGAGTTTGTAAAAACGAAGCCCAGGAGCATCAACAAGGATATCAAGAACAAGGCCTGGAAGTCCTTCTTCCAGGGTCCGGGCCACGGCATCACCATGAAAAAGACGGTCAACGGCGTGCGCCCCATTGTCTTCCCCTCCCAGATATGGACGGGTACCAGCGGCGCGGGCACACCCCAGTCCTGCATCATTTATTCCCTGGACCGCGGCCAGACCTGGATCAGCGAGGATACGGGAAAAGCCGGCACGCTCGGCATCGGGGCCAGCTCCAGCGAATGCGTGGTCACGGAGCTCAGCGACGGGCGCCTGATGCTCAACGCCCGCAATGAAAACAGGAGCGGGTACCGGAAAATCTTCACCACGGATGACATGGGCAAGACGTGGACGGCCCATGCCACCAACCTGAAAGCGCTGCCGGAGCCCGCCGCCTGCCAGGCCAGCCAGCTTGCCGTGGAAAACTCCGGGAACATCGGCAGGGCCCTTCTCTTCTCCAACCCCGCCAAAACCGCCGCCCCGCGCGCCCTGATGACTCTCAAGGCCTCCTTTGACGAAGGCTCCACATGGCCCTCCGGCAGCCAGGTTCTTTACGATTCCCGCCCCTCCTCCGGCTATTCCGACATCTGCGAAACGGGGGACGGCCACATCGGCGTGCTTTATGAAGGGCTCAACGGGGATGAAAACATCTTTTTCCTGCGCATTCCGTATGAAGAATTCCTGCCTTCCCTGGACGTTCCCGCCACGGGACAGATCATCCGCGTGGGAGCGGAGGGAACAACGGCGGCCACATTCACCGTCTCCAGCGATGCTTCCTGGACAGCCACCTCCTCCGCAGGCTGGATAACCGTCTCCCCCTCTTCAGGCTCCGGAAACGGCACGGTCACCTACAGCGTGGACCGCTGGGAAGGAGCGGGAGAACGCGCGGGAGCCATCACCATCTCCGTTCCCGGCATCCAGCCGGCCGTCATGACCATCATCCAGTCCGGCAGGGAGCCTTCTCTCACCTTTTCCCCTTCCATCCTCATTCTTCCCAAAAACGGGGGAACAGCCGTTTTCTCCGTCACCTGTGACGTTGCGTGGAACGTATCCAAAACGGCGGACTGGCTGGACATCACCGGAACGCAGGGCACGGAGACGGGCAACGGAACCGTGTCCGTTACCGCAGCGGCCAATGCCGCAGCAGGCTCCCGCACGGCGGAGCTTGCCTTTTCCTCCTTCGGAACCGTCCGCTCCGCAACCGTGGTCCAACGCGGTCAGAAGCGCACCTGGGACGAATGGAAGGAGGATGAAATCGCCTCCCGGGACCCGGATACGGACCAGACAGGCCCCACTGATTCTCCCGCCGGAGACGGCATCCCCAACCTGCTGAAATACGCTACGGGACTGGACCCGCTCAAGCCCTGCGGAAACGTCGTGCAGATCTCCACGGAAAAAACGAACGGCGGCGCCTTCCTGGTGCTGGCCTGGCCCGTCAATCAGGAGGCCACGGGAATCAGGCACCTGGTGGAATCCTCGGAAGACCTTCAAACCTGGACGGAAATGGCGGAAGTGGAAACGGAAGGCAAAAGCTCCGCCATCTTCCGGGATACCGTGCCCATCAACGCGGAAAGTCCCCCGCGGCGCTTCCTGCGCCTGAAAATCTCCCGGGAAGAAGAAAACCCGCATTAACAAGGCGGAATCCTGCGGTTCCCGGAAACCGTTCCGTCAAGAAGGGAAGGAGGCTTTATCCTTCCGGTTCATCCTCTTCCTGTGCCGGCGGCGGAATGGGCTTCCGAACCGCAGCCGTTTTTCCGGAAGGAGAGAATGCACGGCAACCAGCCTGCTACAGCTGCTATCCTTAACGCTTTCCCACGCTCCGGCGTTCAACAGCTTTCCAAACCGGGGCATTCGAAAGAAAGAATCCATTTTTTCCAACGTTTTCTTTTAAAAGAAAACCGTTTCCTGGCTGATGCCCGCACCCTTGAAAAACGGCATGGCGGAACCGGAGGCATTCAATCCCAATCATCCAAGCAGATGAAAAAACCTACATTCATTATTCTGGCGCTTCTCTGCCCATTCCTCGCCTGCGGCCAACCCTCTCCCGCTGTGGATATAGCCGTTCCGGCCCTCCACCAACTCAAATGGCATGAAGCGGAAATGGGGGTGGTTTTCCACTATGATTTGCATGTGTTTGACGGGAAAATTTACAATCAGGGCAATAACCGCATCAAACCGGTGGAAGACTACAACGTCTTCAATCCAGTCAAACTGGACACTGACCAATGGCTGGCGGCAGCCAAGGCGGCCGGAGCCAAATTCGCCATCCTGACCGCCACGC
This genomic stretch from Akkermansia biwaensis harbors:
- the kdpB gene encoding potassium-transporting ATPase subunit KdpB — its product is MREEKKNTFWCDKAMLKTAFRDALRKFDPRALSKNFVILVTALGALISTIVLVRDVAAGQPFSFTLQITLWLWFTVLFANFAEAWAEGRGKAQADALKKMRVYVNARLLTDKGTEEIVSVSELRKGQKVLCEAGDVIPLDGEVIEGIASVDESAITGESAPVIRESGGDRSAVTGGTRVISDGIVIRITAEPGNTFLDRMIAMVEGASRQRTPNEIALGILLAALTIVFIAVVFSLPAMAGYIEDSARELGFRADGHISLPVLVSLLVCLIPTTIGGLLSAIGISGIDRLVRRNVLATSGRAVEAAGDIDVLMLDKTGTITFGNRMANEFLPAPGVEEQKLAEAAQLASLSDETPEGRSIVVLAKKLFGIRGSHMDAEHVAFVPFSASTRMSGVDIAGHDGQPAVSIRKGAAESVAQWVKEQGGTFPQEVEMTVQNVARAGGTPLVVARGRDVLGVIYLKDIVKGGIKERFARLRAMGIRTVMVTGDNALTAASIAAEAGVDDFMAEATPEMKLARIREEQAAGHLVAMTGDGTNDAPALAQADVGVAMNTGTQAAREAGNMVDLDSNPTKLIEIVEIGKQLLITRGALTTFSFANDVAKYFAIIPAMFAGLFVADGMVNGPLSALNVMGLHSPQSAILSAVIFNALIIVALIPLALKGVSYRPSGAASLLKRNILIYGVGGLIAPFIGIKLIDMAVTALHLV
- the kdpA gene encoding potassium-transporting ATPase subunit KdpA, which translates into the protein MSSHDLFIIVLFIGILVAFTPLLGKWLANVLQGEPTWFSRLLGPVESCAYRMAGVDPSREMDWKKYLAAVLLFNAAGFLILFLSLLCQKWLPLNPAGTENMRWDIAFNTAVSFMTNTNWQFYSGEGPEGISYFVQMTGLGVQNFVSAATGIAVMAALIRGLKRKCASTLGNFWADLTRSTLYFLIPISVVVALLLVSQGVVQSFDGPTTVAGMDGVEQVIPNGPAASQVAIKQLGTNGGGFFGNNSTHPFENPTPFSNMIEMLSLLLIGCACPYAYGVMIGKRKQGWIIFGAMMLLLVTTIGLSQWAEHAGNPLFPGLEMLEGKEVRLGITNSSLWSVATTASSNGSVNCMHCSMSPLAGGIALFNMLLGEVIFGGLGCGLYGMLMFAMITVFLCGLMVGRTPEFLGKKIEAREVRWSMVGVLLPGIAVLAMSGLAAATEVGRESICNAGPHGLTEILYCFGSQAGNNGSAFAGLSVGDTPFYSLLGGLAMLLARFGAIIPVMIIAGSMVSKKTAPPAQGTMATDNLMFMILLVAVVLIVGALTFFPALALGPILEHLLLYSGSVL
- a CDS encoding TonB-dependent receptor domain-containing protein produces the protein MKINYTAMKIGAAALGCAMMTGNICRGEEVAARSISSLAEVQQAMIPSTDRDWSFSLSAGWSSKYVTEGLDCLPHSGIWEVAPGISWKDFTLGAWYAGGDSANYDELDLVLGYAWNLGDWTVNPWYEHQFYFTQDYNVANPALTVSYTVADWLTAGVETQVKVEHQDFESYYSVFVQMEWSPMENVTVTPLVRYGYNGGYNVDYDDGSNCIDWSLGVTWKFAEHYFLSCSVNYSQALTVLHRRRAGDEFWMGFRLGMEF
- a CDS encoding response regulator, which encodes MTDIPPDILIIDDERQIRRLLKLTLSGAGYHVRECETGQLGLSETALKRPDAIILDLGLPDITGLEVLTQLREWTQVPILILTAWDREDEKVAALDAGADDYLTKPFSGRELLARLRVMLRRGRPEREPSVFRLGSVVVDLSSRRVEKGKEEVHLTAKEYDILRLLLLHQGKVMTHRQLLREIWGPRHEEDTHYLRVHIAHLRQKLGDSDPENRIIRAESGLGYRIAADGAE
- a CDS encoding sensor histidine kinase, with product MFSEVHSDSQRADRILASIRREESRSGRGLLKIFFGMAPGVGKTYAMLEAAIQAADKGVEVIIGVAESHGREDTMRLIGRLPRLPMKKTVYRGVEMEEFDLEEALRLKPRLILIDELAHTNVPGLRHKKRYQDVEELLAAGIDVYTTLNVQHLESRADTVHDITAAPVQETVPDSVLAEADCIQLVDIAPDQLRARLREGKVYGAPQASAALDNFFKESNLMALRELALRIMAEKVDHELTEVRTISGDHSIWRSGERLMVAVGPSPFSARLVRWTRRMAYALNAPWIALSVDTGAPLSPEQQQRLDANLELARRLGAEVIVMPGSDLAETLLRMAFLRNVSQIVVGKPQETYLWGLVRPMSLVDKLVKGSDQIDIYVVPAAPGPGRNRWRSWHREAGRCGRDYWLAAGVTAAVTGIGLLIASFTGYFAPGFLYLAGVVGLGFFIRSRWAMLMAAALSALLWNLLFIPPVMTFKIERLEDALMCLFFFLVALSTGRLTSRLRIREQEEREREKKTNALFLYSRAIASAADAPSLISVALGQMSQIMGVLMAAMTPGKGTRGLELWESGGAFPMDDKEWSVAAWCLEHRRPAGRFTDTLPVAEGFYLPMMSGEHCMGVLGVRAEGKDRLTAGQKDLLESMGAQLAMALEREELRAERTRARLMEESEKLHRSLLDSVSHEFKTPLAVIEGGCEKLAVSTASAPEEREEYAEILLAARRLRRLVKNLLDVSRLESGALKPKLDWCDLGDVIEGAMAATREARRDHSVSVALPPDYPLVKADFSLMEQVLVNLLLNACVHTPGGTPVTLKGGIDSVRGQVWLDVHDLGPGIPAEQAENVFERFRTTRVGGLGLGLSIVRGFMEVQGGSVSLVPVSSGTCFRLTLPLVEHGEVPEE
- a CDS encoding exo-alpha-sialidase; translation: MSSPGILASPAQPPAPVMTFPVTPGALTDGQQYYFWVSVKLKDSASMDHKVGARIASVTVDGETTDVTGGVTARQRIGYAIAKANDPVYGGPTEGKTSRKFRIPGIVRARNGDLVSVFDIRYDGRNDMQANIDTGCSRSTDNGRTWTPVNVAVNFNPTGNSANDYNSGYGVSDPCILLDEVNGTLWVAGIARHGLASSKANVDVESLETVQYVVACSTDNGQTWGSIDPDTGEFVKTKPRSINKDIKNKAWKSFFQGPGHGITMKKTVNGVRPIVFPSQIWTGTSGAGTPQSCIIYSLDRGQTWISEDTGKAGTLGIGASSSECVVTELSDGRLMLNARNENRSGYRKIFTTDDMGKTWTAHATNLKALPEPAACQASQLAVENSGNIGRALLFSNPAKTAAPRALMTLKASFDEGSTWPSGSQVLYDSRPSSGYSDICETGDGHIGVLYEGLNGDENIFFLRIPYEEFLPSLDVPATGQIIRVGAEGTTAATFTVSSDASWTATSSAGWITVSPSSGSGNGTVTYSVDRWEGAGERAGAITISVPGIQPAVMTIIQSGREPSLTFSPSILILPKNGGTAVFSVTCDVAWNVSKTADWLDITGTQGTETGNGTVSVTAAANAAAGSRTAELAFSSFGTVRSATVVQRGQKRTWDEWKEDEIASRDPDTDQTGPTDSPAGDGIPNLLKYATGLDPLKPCGNVVQISTEKTNGGAFLVLAWPVNQEATGIRHLVESSEDLQTWTEMAEVETEGKSSAIFRDTVPINAESPPRRFLRLKISREEENPH